The sequence AGTCTCATCCCCGGAGATGGCCGAAGAGCCCCTTCCTCTTCGGCTTCTTTTTCCCCTCCAGCTGGAGGAGTTTCTGGTACAGGTCGCGCTCTTCCGCCGAGAGGTGCCGGGGCGTGCGGATCTTCACGCGAACGCGGAGATCGCCGCTTCTTCCTTTCTTCCGCACACCCTCTCCGGGCACGGTGAGGACAGCATCCTGCTCCGTACCTTCCGGGATCTGGACTTCCACCTGCTTGCGGTCGATCGTCTCCACCGTTGCGGACGAGCCGATAGCGGCCTGAGCGGGCGTGATCTCGATGGTCGTCTCCAGATGGTCTCCCGCGCGGGAGAACCGTCTGTGGGGGGCGACACTCACCTCGATGAAGAGGTCTCCGCTCGGCGCCCCCATCTCGCCCGCCTCGCCGAGTCCGCCGACACGCAGCCGCATGCCCGTATCGATCCCGGCAGGCACGTGCACGCGTACCTTCTTTCTGGCCTGCACATGGCCGGTTCCTCGGCACTGCGTGCATGGTGTCTCCGCAACCCTCCCCCGTCCGCGACAGGCTCCGCAGGGGGCGGCCCGAATGAACTGTCCGAGAACGGTCGCATGGACATGCCGCACCTGACCGCTGCCCCCGCAGGTCGGACACGGCCGGAGCCGCTTCGAGACGCTGCCGGTCGCATCGCATGCCGGGCATGCCTCGGTGTGATCGACCTCCACGTCTTTATCCACCCCGAATACCGCCTCCTCCAGACTGATCCGAAGGCGGATCAGTATGTCCGCGCCCGGGATCGGCCCCTGCCTCTGGCGGGACCGCTCACCAAAACCCCCGAAGAACGCGTCGAAGATGTCACCGAAGTCGTAGTAGTCGGTATGGAAACCTCCGAACCCTCCGCCGAAGGGGGAGGCGCCCTCGAATGCGCTCTTGCCTCCCATGTCGTACCGCGCCCTCTTCTGCGGATCCGAGAGCACGCTGTAAGCCTCGTTGATCTTCTTGAACTTCTCCTCGGCACCCCTTTCCCTGCAGACATCAGGATGGTACTTCCGTGCGAGGCTGCGAAATGCAGCCTTTATCTCCTTGTCCGTGGCGTTTCTCGGTATGCCGAGGATGTCGTAGTAGTCATCCGACACTGGCTCACTCTCCTGCGGAATTCGGGGCGGCATGGGGCATCCTGCCGTTCATGCTGCAAAACAGGTGAATTCGGGGTATCGTCCGTGTCATTTCGGCATGCACTGCGGTTCCTTGCGTACCGGTGCGCCGTTATCCATCTTTAAACTAGGTGCCCTGCACGGCAGGACGTGCCGATCCTGCCGGTGCGCACCGCCGCCCCCATCCACACGGAGAGTATACCCAAGATGCCGGGGGCACGCGGTTCTGCCCCCGATGCTCCCCGGATCGGCAGGACGCCCCCTTCAGACGTACTCCCGCAGCCTCTCGAAAAAACCCTTCTTCGTCTCAACAGGCTGATCCAGGAGGGCTTCTTTCAGCAGTGCCTCCTGGTGGGGTGTCAGATGCCGCGGAATCTCCACGACAATTTTCACCAGCTCGTCCCCCCTCTCCTTCGAATCGATGTGCGGCATTCCCTGCCCGTTCAGCCGAAACACCGTGTGGCTCTGCGTTCCCGGAGGGATCTTCAGGGTTGCTTTCCCCGTGATCGTGGGCACTTCGATCTCGCCGCCGAAGATCGCGGTGCTGAGCGGGAGAACCGTCTTGCAGAAGAGATCGGCTCCGTGCCTCTCGAAGATCTCGTGCTCCTGCACGTGCACCACGACGTACAGATCGCCCGGCACACCGCCTCTCTCTCCCGGCTCCCCTTCGCCGGCGATCCGAAGGTACTGACCATCGTCCACGCCGCTCGGGATGGTGATCCGAATCTTCTTGGTCTTCTGGATACGCCCTGTACCCCCGCAGGTCCTGCAGGGCTTCTCGATGATCTTTCCGCGCCCGCCGCAGCGGCTGCATGTGGCGATGTTCACCATCTGTCCGAATGCGCTCCGCTGCACTCTCCGAATCTGGCCGCTGCCCTGGCAGGCGGGGCAATCCCTCATATGTTCCGGAACTGCCCCAACCCCTCTGCAGGTGGTGCACTCTGCCGAGTGGGGGATCTCGAACGATCGCGTCAGGCCGCTATACGCCTCCGCAAGCGTGATCTCCACGTCGTACCGCAGATCGGCACCGTCCCGAGCCCGAGACGCCCTGCCGCCGCCCCCGAAGACATTGAAAATGTCCCCGAATCCGAAGTCCCGAAAGAGATCTTCGAAGCTGGATGTCCGAAAACCCGCGAAATCGCCGGGCTTGAAGGCGGCATGGCCGAACTGATCGTATTGAGCCCGCTTCTCGCGATCGCTCAGCACCTGGAACGCCTCGTTGATCTCTTTGAACCGCTCCTCCGCCTCTTTGTCGTTCGGGTTCACATCCGGGTGATACTTGCGCGCGAGCTGACGGAATGCCCGTTTGATCTCGTCCTGCGACGCTCCGCGGGAAAGCCCGAGCACCTCGTAGTAGTCTCTTTTATCCATGCCGGTCAAAAATGGGGAGTTTACTCTTCCTCGACCTTGAATTCGGCGTCAACGACCTTTTCTTTGTCTTTTGAGCCCGACGGGCCTTCGGCATTCCCTGAAGATTCTCCGGCTGCCTTCTTCTCTGCTGCTTCTTCGGCGTACTTGCGCGCTGCCTCCTGGTAGATGACCGTCCCCACATCCTGCAGCACCTTCTGCAGGTTCTCGGTCTCCTGCCGGATCCTGTCCATATCCTTGCCCTCCAGGGCCGATTTGGCAGTCTTGATGGCCGATTCCAGTCTGTCCTTCTGCTCTGCGCCAATCTTGTCGCCCAGTTCGGAGAGAGTCTTCTCGGCAGTGTAGATCATCGAATCGGCATTGTTCCGGGTCTCCACTTCCTCTCTCCGCTTCCTGTCCTCCTCCTCGAACTCCTTGGCCTGCTGGATCATCTTCTCGACTTCTTTGTCCGAGAGCTTGGTGGATGCGGAGATGGTCATCTTCTGCTCCTTGCCGGTTCCGCGGTCTTTTGCCGAGACGTTCAGGATGCCCGAGGCGTCGATGTCGAACTCGACCTCGATCTGCGGCACGCCGCGGGGAGCCGGCGGGATGCCCACCAGGTTGAACTGCCCAAGGCTGATGTTGTCCGCGGCCATCGGCCGCTCTCCCTGCAGCACGTGGATGGTGACCGCCGTCTGGAAGTCGGACGCGGTGGAGAAGATCTGGCTCTTCCGGGTAGGGATCGTGGTATTACGCTCGATAAGCGGGGTCATGACGCCGCCGAGCGTCTCGATGCCCAGAGTCAGCGGCGTCACGTCCAGCAGCAGGAGATCGGTGATCTCGCCGGCCAGGATCGCACCCTGGATGGCAGCGCCCATCGCGACGCATTCCATCGGATCGACGCCCCGTTCGGGCTTCAGACCCGTCTGCTCCTCGATGAACTTCACGACCGCGGGCATGCGGGTGGGTCCGCCGACGAGGATCACCTTGTTCAGATCCCGTTTGGTCAGTTTGGCATCGGCGAGCGCCTGCTCGATCGGATGGATGCAGCGGGAGATGATGGGATCGACGAGCTGCTCCAGCCGGGAGCGGGAGAGTTTGAGGGCGAGGTGCTTGGGACCCTCCTTGTCCACCGTGATGTACGGCAGGTTGATCTCGGTCTCCAGGACCGACGAGAGTTCGATCTTCGCCTTCTCCGCCGCCTCCCGCACCCTCTGGATGGCCATCTTGTCCTTTCTCAGGTCCACGCCTTCCTGTTTTTTGAACTCCTCGACGATCCAGTCCACTACTGCGTTGTCCATGTCGGTGCCGCCCAGCTGAGTGTCGCCGGACGTGGACAGCACAGTGAACGTGCCGCCTCCGAACTCCATGATCGTTACGTCCAGGGTGCCGCCGCCCAGATCGAACACCAGGATCTTGTGCTCTCCCGCTTTGTCCAGCCCGTACGCCATCGAAGCGGCCGTCGGTTCGTTCACCAGCCGCACAACGTCGAGGCCTGCGATCCTGCCGGCATCCTTCGTGGCGGTCCTCTGGTTGTCGTTGAAGTATGCAGGAACCGTGATCACGGCTTTTTTAATCTCTTCCCCCAGGAATGCCTCGGCGTCCCGCTTGATCTTCTGCAGGATGAATGCCGAGATCTGCTGGGGCGTGTACTGCTTGCCGTGAATGGTGTATGTGTGATTGGTGCCGATCTTCCTCTTGGCGGCAAGAACGGTCCCCTCCGGGTTGCTCACCGCCTGCCTGCGGGCGGGCTCCCCCACCAGCAGCTGGCCGTCTTTTGCAATGGCCACCACAGAGGGGAACATCTTTCCTGCAACCGTCGCACCCTCCGCTGAGGGGATGATCGTGGGCTTGCCGCCCAGCATCACGGCCGCCTGACTGTTCGAGGTCCCGAGGTCGATTCCGATAATCTTCTCTTTACTCATGGTGCTCACCTTTCCTATCCCTGCTATCTTCTGCAATCTTGACTTTCGACGGGCGAATCACCCTGGATCGGAGCATGTAGCCTTTCTGGTACTCCTCGAGCACGGTCCCGCTCTCGCATTCGCTCGCCTCCTGCGCGAGCACGTCATGGAGATTGGGATCGAACTTCTTGCCGAGGCATTCGATGGCCTGGAGACCATGGGATTCCAGAATCTTGAGGAAGTTCTTCTGGAGCATCTCGAGCCCTTCCCGGTTCTCCTCGCTCTCGATCGAGGCGAGAGCCCGCTCGAAATCGTCGACAATCACAAGGAGTTCGGCGATCAGGTTCTGGTTCGCGAGGGAGACGATGGCATCCCTCTCCCTGTCAAATTTCTTGCGGTAGTTGTCAAAATCTGCCGCCAGGCGGATGTACCGGTCCTGAAGTTCGGCATACCGTTTCCGCTCCTCCTCAAGGGCGGACTGCAGATCGATATCGCCTTCCGCAGCGCCCTGCGAAGCCTTAGCATTTCCCCGTTCTGTCGACTGATTCTGCATGCTACACTCCGGATCTCAATAACTATTGTATTGTAGTTCTATATATTATTTGTGCAAATGCGACTATAAATAGGTCTTGTTTGCTGTTTGTTTTGAATTTTGCACAATATTTCAGGATATCCTGCCATGCTGACGCGGATACGGTTCTTACGCCGAATCCGGCACATCATGCCTGGACGCCAGCGGCTCTCCCGCCGCGGCATCGCTGTCATGCTCCCCCAGAGTGCATTGCAGCGGGCGGGGAAGCGGAGAGCGGTGCAGGATCCGCACCGGCAGAGAAGCTCCCAGGGAAGTTCGTCAAGCCCCTCGGTGCTGGCGATTGCGATCCCGGATCGGGGGCAGTTCTCGGCGAACGGAGCATCGGTATTTTATCATAGGGAGCTGAACGCGTTGGTATGAAATGGGCACTGCTGTCGGTATGGGATAAGAGAGGGATTGTCGATCTGGCAAAAACGCTTGTCGCAAACGGCTACTCCCTGGTGAGTTCGGGCGGCACAGGCAGGGCACTGGCAGAGGGCGGCGTGCCGTATCGAGAGGTGGCGGAGTACACGGGATCCCCCGAGATCTTGGACGGGCGTGTGAAGACGCTCCATCCCCGGATCCACGGCGGGCTCCTCGGGCGGCCGGGGATAGACGATTGCACGGCCGCCGCGCTCGGGTTCCAGTATATCGAAATTCTCGTGGTGAACCTGTATCCGTTCGAGGAGAAGGCTGGATCTGGTCTGGCTCTGGAGGAGCTCGTGGAGTACATCGATATTGGCGGCCCGGCGATGGTGCGGGCAGGGGCCAAGAACCACCGCTACGTAGCGGTGCTTGTCGATCCGGAGGACTACGGCATGGCAAAAGAGGCGGTCGAGCGGGGAGGGTTCTCCCCGGAGCAGCGGCTGTACCTGGCGAAGAAGGCGTTCGCCAGGACTGCCGCCTACGATGCAGCGATCAGCAACTTCCTCCAGGGGCTGGGAGAGACATTTCCTCCGATCTATACCCTGCAGTTCCGGAACGGCCGTGCGCTGCGGTATGGCGAGAACCCTCACCAGCTGGGGGCAGTGTACGGGGAGCGGGGCATCGCCGGAGCAGAACCCTTCCAGGGACGCCAGATGTCCTTCAACAACTATCTGGACGCCAGTTCCGCCGTCTCTCTCCTGAGCGAGTTTGCGGATCCCTGTGCTGTGCTCGTCAAGCACAACAACCCCTGCGGCGTGGCGATAGGAGACAATCTCCTCTCCGCCTATATCACGGCACGCGAGGTGGATCCGATCTCCGCTTATGGTTCCGTCGTTGCCCTCAACCGTACCGTGGAGAGGGATGTGGCGGAGGAGATCACGAAGACATTCGTTGAGGTGGTGATCGCCCCCTCCTACACCGAGGACGCATCGATGGTTCTGCGGAAGAAAGAGAATCTAAGAGCCATTCTCCTGCGGACACCGCTCCCGGACGAGGAATCAATCCGCAGCATCGACGGGGGGATCCTGGTGCAGCGGACGCCGCCCTACCAGGAGCACTGGACGGTCGTGACAGAACGGGATCCGGATGCGGAGGAACTGGCGGCCATGAGGCTGGCCTGGAGGGTGTGCAAGCATACACGCTCCAATGCGATTGTCTTTGCGAATGCCAGAAAGACCGTCGGGATCGGAGCCGGTCAGATGAGCCGGGTGGACTCGGCGCGGATTGCCATCGCCAAGGCGAGAGATTCCCTGCAGGGCAGCGCAGTGGGCTCGGATGCCTTCCTGCCCTTCCCTGACACCCTCGAGGAGGCGGCGGCAGCGGGGGCGACCGCCCTGGTGCAGCCCGGGGGTTCGATCCGGGACGATGAGGTCATCGCGGCAGCAAACCGGCTGGATGTGACGATGATCTTCACGGGGGTACGCCATTTCAAGCACTGAATCCGCCCTCCTGCTGAAGACGGTGCCGGACCATCGAACCCATCCCATTTTCCATTGCAGATCGGAACCGGATCCGCAGTTCGCTACATATCCCGTCGCGGCTCCGGTTCCGCCGCCGACCCCGGAGCTGCCTTCTTCCGGAAGGAGGGGAGCGCACACTCCCACGGCCCAATGGGACACAGGACGAATTAGTCTGCTGTGCATCGGAGAGGTTGGCGGATCGGCTCCCTCTCTATCCGTCACGATGCGGCAGTGTCCCCCTGTTCCGATTGTCGGGAGACGCAACGCAGATCTGGAGTACTGGGGATTGGAGGTCCGAAGGGGCCCTGCACACCCCGCACCGCCATTGCGGCATCCTGGAATCTCCCGGCCTCATCCCGTATGCGGAAGCCTCCCTTCAGGGATACCGAAGAGATCCACGGTCCGTGGGGTTAGCTCGATGCTAGCCCATTCGCTCCCGATGCCCATCAAATCCCGCTGGCCGGTAACCGGGTCCTATCGCTTGGGTTCGCGCCCCTCTCCCCCATGCCCCTTCCCCTGCTGGTCACGAATGCCCGGCGGATACGGTAACTCACGGGGAATCCTCAAGTGCATTCTCGATGCAAATTCGGGCTCACAGCCCCTACTCCCGAAATCACAACTCAGGCCTATCGAACCGACGGAGAGTGAAGTGGGGGAAAGGTCAAGACCTCCCCCGGACCTGTGTGCGGAGGCGCGGGAGGGATTGGGGCAGTCAGGGTTTGGCAGGGCACTCCTTTCGTATGCGGGATCCGAATCTGGATCGCGGTCCCCCCCGGGGGGGGTGCCCCATCGGATCAGCGGCGGCATGGGACCCGGTCGGCGCGTTCTCGAGAACGTACCGATCCAGGACGGGATTTCCGGCGCAGCCGGATCGTGTTCGGGCATCGAGAGGTCGGAGTTTCTTCATCCCGGAGCCTTTCGGCACGTTTATGAGGTGCAGCATACCAGCTGATCGGATCGGGGCTCCTGATGGATTTCAGTGCGATGGTTGCGGATGCATTCCGGTACACGCGGAATACGCTCTGGGGAAAATGGGTCAAGTGGCTGGTTCTCGCCCTCTACATCCCGATCAACCTGGGCTACTACCGGCATATCCTGCAGGGGGAGGTAGAACCTCCGACACGGATACCCGATACGGAGGAGGTATTCATCGAGGGCCTGAAATTGCTGGTTGTTCTTGCCGTGTATGCCCTCCCTGTCATCGTGATAGCGCTCGCCTTTTTCGGCGGGACATATGCCCTCCTCTCCACGATGATCCTGTCCGGAGACGCATCTGCTGCAATAGCAATCCTCGGGACCGTGGTCCTCGGATCCCTCGTCACGTTCCTGTTGTCCATACTTGTCGGTCTGATTGCGGCCATTGCTGCGATCCGATTCTCGCGGACGAACGATTACGCAGAAGCGTTCAACTTCGGCGCCATCCTCGACCATATTGCACGCATCGGGTGGGGAAATTACATCGTTTCGTTCCTGGTTCCCGTACTCGCGATCGGGATTGTGGTGCTCGGGCTTCTCATGATCCCCTTTCTCGGATGGGCGCTGCTGTTCATCCTTGGCCCCGTCTTCGGGGTATTCCTCTCCCGGTACCTGACGATCCTGTACGATGCTGCCCCGGTCTGATTGCGGTGAGGCAGAAGAGCGCAGTCTGCGGATTCCGGTTTCCGGGCGCGAAATGCATCCTCTCCCCTTCCCGAGGCTCGAAAATGCATTTCCAGCCGATCAAACTGCCGTGCGGCGCAGTTACATTCAAATACACCTTCACGCCTTACCGTTTACGTGAGGTTGTATCGTCATGGACTACGGAAGCATGCTGGGAGACTCGCTCGACTATACGCGGGATCTCCTGTGGGGGAAGTGGAAACGCTGGATCCTTCTTATCCCGTGCACAATCATCTTTCCACTCCTGCTTGGCTATATCATGGAGATCTACCGGGGCAAGCAGGATCCCGAACTGGAGGGCTGGGGCAGGCTTTTCATCGACGGGTTGAAGTACTTCGTCGCATCACTCATCTATGCCCTGCCGGCGATCCTGATCATGCTCGTGTTCGGGGATATCGCCCTGCTGGATGCCATCGCCAGGTCGGCAGCAAGCGGGAGTCCCGATCCCCTCGCCGGCAATCCGCAGGTGCTCGCACCAGCCCTGTTCGCCTTCGGCATCGGTATCATACTCGCCATCCTAGTGGGGCTGGCAATCGCGCTTCTTTCCATCATCGGGCTCGTGCGGATGGCGCGGACGGATAGGTTCGGAGAGGCCTTCAACTTCGGCGCCATCCTCGACCACATCGCACGCATCGGGTGGAGTCAATACATCGTGGCGCTCATCGTCATCTGGGTGGTCTCGATCGTCCTGGGGGCCGCTCTCTCCGCCCTGGCGGGAATACCGTTCATTGGCTGGATCTTCTGGCTTTTCCTGACGCCGGCGGTGGTCATCTTCGAATCGCGCTACATCGCCCTGGTCTACGATAGCGGCACACGTCCTCACCAGCCTGCCTGATCCCTTCTCTCTTTGCTTTTACAGAACCGATCCTGTTCTGCTGCCATCCACGATGGCGTCACCCATCTCGTGCAGCCCGTCACCCGTTCTCATCCTGCGACCCTCTGTGCATCCAAGGCCGAAATGAGCCTGGATGCAGGCGGGTGGGAGCGGGAGCCCGGATGCTGCGAGGATCCCCGGCGCCCGCTTCTCACCAGGATCGCGGAGGGATTGTCCCCGGGTGTGGCATGGCCCGGATATGGGGGCAGCGGGTATCGAAATAACACGGTTCTTCCGACGGTGAGGGACTCGGCAGCGGTTCCCAGGCGGGGACTTTCGGAATTTCGGACAATTTCGGTGTACACGGGTTCTCGACGCTGCAGACCCGATCCGGGCCCTAATCCTCAGGAGAGGGGGGGATCCGCCGTTCCTCCTGCCGGCCGACAGAGCCTCTATGCCGCTCCGATCTCCCCGCATGAGATCCGCTGTTCGTACCGATGCCTCTCGCCCTTCTCCGCTCATTAACAGAGACGCATCGCAATAGTGGTGAAGGAACCCTGGGGAGAGCAGGCGCACCTCTCTGATTCTCCTGCCCTGCTCCCTTCCAATCGGGCCGGATCGGCGCATTTACGGCTTCGATAGGATAAATGCCTCCGGTTGTCGGACACATCCTGCTATCGGGATTGAGACGGGCGGAGGGCACCCTCCCATTTCTGCCGCGGGCCGGGGCTGATTGGTGCATGACGGCGTATTCGTGGCGGATAGGAGAATTCGCCCACGTGCGGAACGCATGCCCGGCAACACACCATCCGCGCACTTGTGTCCGGAAGGGGAAACGGCGAGCGAGGGGGGAGACCTGCTCTTCCATCCGGAAACGCCCGGCAAGCGTCCTCCGTGCTGGATGCCCCTCACCGACGCTGTTCTCCAGCAGTCGCGGGGGAGAGGATCAAGATCGGGACAGGCGCGCCGGACGGCTCTATCGCGATCCGGGAAACTTCGGTTCCCGAACGGGGAGGAACCGGGAGCCTCTCGTCGGGGGATCCGATTTTCCCCGGAGATCTGCTCTCCGGCCAGTCTGCACCTGTCCCGCGTCTCTTCCACCGAGCGCGGGATTCGTGCGGTCCGTGATCCCGGGCAACCAGCCGATCCTTCCCCGGAGCATCGGACAAAGGTGCCGAAGGCTCGCCGCCTGCAAAATAAGCGTTTCGGGCCGTGTCTGCCTCCGAGACGGATCTCGACAGGACCCGCCGGACAATAGTTTAAATATCCGCCGCCCCCACTCTTATGCATGACCGAACAGTCCAGAAGGGATTGCTTTATTCTCGAATCGCCTGCGCTTTTTTGATACTACGCTACGGGACGGCGAACAGACGCCCGGAGTCTCACTGACACCCGCCGAGAAGCTCGAGATCGCCTCTGTCCTCTCCCGAATCGGGGTACACACCATCGAAGTGGGATCTGCAGCCGCATCCGAGGGGGAGCGCGAGGCGCTGCGCCTGATCGCCGATGCGGATTTGTCGGCCGAGATCTGCACCTATGTTCGGGCACTCCGGCAGGACATCGACTACGCGGCAGAATGCAATGCCGACTCTGTCCACCTGGTGGTGCCCGTGAGCGACCTGCACATCCAGAAGAAGCTGCGGAAGACGCGCGAGGAGGTCTGCAATATGGCCTGGAGCGCCGTGGAATACGCCCGGGAACGGGGTCTCATCGTCGAGCTCTCCGGGGAGGACGCATCCCGGGCTGACCCGGCATTCCTCCGTGAGGTATTCGCCGGCGGCGTGGAACGGGGCGCCGATCGGCTCTGCTTCTGCGATACGGTCGGACTGCTGACGCCGGAGCGGACGGCGGAGCTCATCCCTCCGCTCTGTCTTGCGCCCCTCTCCATCCACTGCCACGACGACCTCGGGATGGCCCTGGCAAACTCCCTCGCGGCGCTGAAAGCGGGTGCGAGCGCATGCCATGTGACCGTGAACGGCCTGGGGGAGCGGGCGGGCAACACGCCGCTCGAAGAGCTCGTCATGGCGCTCGAGGTGCTCTACGGCTACCGGACCGGCATCGTCACGGAGGAGCTCTACCATCTTGCCACCCTGGTCTCGCGGTTGAGCGGTGTGCCGCTCCCCGTCAACAAGGCGATCGTCGGGGAGATGGCCTTCACGCATGAGAGCGGCATCCATGCCCATGGCGTCCTCCGCGAACCGAGCACCTATGAATCCATCCGACCGGAGTCGATCGGGCGGAAACGGCGGATTGTGCTGGGGAAGCACTCGGGATCCGCCTCCGTCGAGGCCGCCCTGCACGAGATGAACTACCGCCCCGACGAGAACCAGCTGCGGGAGATCATCAAGCGCATCAAACAGCTCGGTGACGAAGGCAAACGGGTCACGGATGCAGACCTGATGGCCATCGCAGACGCTGTCCTCGCCATCGAGTGCAGTCCGGTGCTGCAGATGCGGCAGTTCACGGTGGTGAGCGGGAGCAACGTGATCCCGACGGCATCCGTGACCATGACCGTACACGGGGAGGAGGTGACGGGAGCCGCCACCGGCACAGGCCCCGTGGATGCTGCCATGGAGGCCCTGCGCCGCTCCGTCGCCGATGTGGCCGACATCCGCTTGGAGGAGTACCACGTGGATGCGATCAGCGGCGGAACGGACGCGTTAGTGGACGTAACGGTAAAATTAAGTAAAGACGGGAAGATACTTACTTCCAGAGGTGCTCGCACCGATATCATCATGGCCAGCGTTGAAGCGGTCATCGCCGGCATGAACAGACTGTTGAGGGAAGAGAATGAAGACCGGAGCTAAGATCCTCATCGAGGGTCTCCAGAGAGAAGGGGTCGAGACCTTATTCGGTTACCCCGGAGGAAGCGTGCTGCCCATCTACGACGAGCTCTACGACTCGTCACTGCGGCACATTCTGGTACGGCACGAGCAGGCAGCGGCACACGCCGCGGACGGGTATGCCCGGGCCAGCGGCCGTGTAGGCGTATGCCTCGCCACCTCCGGTCCCGGGGCCTGCAACTTGGTCACCGGCATCGCGACGGCCTACATGGACTCCGTCCCGATCGTCGCCCTCACCGGACAGGTTCCCACCCTGCTCCTCGGGAACGATGCCTTCCAGGAGTCGGACATCACCGGCATCACCACCCCCATCACCAAGCACAACTACCTTGTGAAAGAGACGAAGGATCTGGGGCGGATCGTGAGGGAGGCCTTCTACATCGCGAGGACGGGGAGACCCGGCCCGGTGCTCATCGATCTACCGAAGGATGTCTGCACCAACCAGATCCCCGGTGAGAACCACCTCCCGGACCATATCTCCCTGCCAGGCTACCGTCCGACCTACAAGGGGCATGTCCGCCAGATCGAAAAGGCGCTGGAGGCTCTCGAGAGGGCGGAGCGCCCCGTGATCTATGCTGGAGGGGGGATCATCGCATCCGGGGCTTCGACAGAACTCGTGGAATTTGCAGAGAGGGGGCTGCTGCCGGTGACCACGACGCTGATGGGGCTCGGCGCAATTCCGGCCGATCATCCGTTGAACCTGGGGATGCTCGGGATGCACGGAACCGAGTACGCCAACTACGCCGTCACCGAATGCGACCTGCTCTTCGCCATTGGTGTGCGGTTCGACGACCGCGTGACGGGCAAGATCCAGACGTTCGCTCCGAACGCAACCATCGTCCATGCCGACATCGATCCGGCAGAGATCGGAAAGAACAAGAAGGTCGACGTCCCCATCGTCGGGGATGCGAAGGCGATCCTTCAGGCGATGCTCCACCGCATGAACCGGCGCGACGGGCGGGAGAGCTGGCTCGAGAAGGTGCGGGTCTGGAAGGAGAAGCATCCGCTGCGCTATCGGTGCGATGGCCGCCTTCGCCCCCAGTACATTATCCAGGAA is a genomic window of Methanomicrobiales archaeon containing:
- the dnaJ gene encoding molecular chaperone DnaJ — encoded protein: MDKRDYYEVLGLSRGASQDEIKRAFRQLARKYHPDVNPNDKEAEERFKEINEAFQVLSDREKRAQYDQFGHAAFKPGDFAGFRTSSFEDLFRDFGFGDIFNVFGGGGRASRARDGADLRYDVEITLAEAYSGLTRSFEIPHSAECTTCRGVGAVPEHMRDCPACQGSGQIRRVQRSAFGQMVNIATCSRCGGRGKIIEKPCRTCGGTGRIQKTKKIRITIPSGVDDGQYLRIAGEGEPGERGGVPGDLYVVVHVQEHEIFERHGADLFCKTVLPLSTAIFGGEIEVPTITGKATLKIPPGTQSHTVFRLNGQGMPHIDSKERGDELVKIVVEIPRHLTPHQEALLKEALLDQPVETKKGFFERLREYV
- the purH gene encoding bifunctional phosphoribosylaminoimidazolecarboxamide formyltransferase/IMP cyclohydrolase; amino-acid sequence: MKWALLSVWDKRGIVDLAKTLVANGYSLVSSGGTGRALAEGGVPYREVAEYTGSPEILDGRVKTLHPRIHGGLLGRPGIDDCTAAALGFQYIEILVVNLYPFEEKAGSGLALEELVEYIDIGGPAMVRAGAKNHRYVAVLVDPEDYGMAKEAVERGGFSPEQRLYLAKKAFARTAAYDAAISNFLQGLGETFPPIYTLQFRNGRALRYGENPHQLGAVYGERGIAGAEPFQGRQMSFNNYLDASSAVSLLSEFADPCAVLVKHNNPCGVAIGDNLLSAYITAREVDPISAYGSVVALNRTVERDVAEEITKTFVEVVIAPSYTEDASMVLRKKENLRAILLRTPLPDEESIRSIDGGILVQRTPPYQEHWTVVTERDPDAEELAAMRLAWRVCKHTRSNAIVFANARKTVGIGAGQMSRVDSARIAIAKARDSLQGSAVGSDAFLPFPDTLEEAAAAGATALVQPGGSIRDDEVIAAANRLDVTMIFTGVRHFKH
- a CDS encoding DUF4013 domain-containing protein, which gives rise to MVADAFRYTRNTLWGKWVKWLVLALYIPINLGYYRHILQGEVEPPTRIPDTEEVFIEGLKLLVVLAVYALPVIVIALAFFGGTYALLSTMILSGDASAAIAILGTVVLGSLVTFLLSILVGLIAAIAAIRFSRTNDYAEAFNFGAILDHIARIGWGNYIVSFLVPVLAIGIVVLGLLMIPFLGWALLFILGPVFGVFLSRYLTILYDAAPV
- the dnaK gene encoding molecular chaperone DnaK; protein product: MSKEKIIGIDLGTSNSQAAVMLGGKPTIIPSAEGATVAGKMFPSVVAIAKDGQLLVGEPARRQAVSNPEGTVLAAKRKIGTNHTYTIHGKQYTPQQISAFILQKIKRDAEAFLGEEIKKAVITVPAYFNDNQRTATKDAGRIAGLDVVRLVNEPTAASMAYGLDKAGEHKILVFDLGGGTLDVTIMEFGGGTFTVLSTSGDTQLGGTDMDNAVVDWIVEEFKKQEGVDLRKDKMAIQRVREAAEKAKIELSSVLETEINLPYITVDKEGPKHLALKLSRSRLEQLVDPIISRCIHPIEQALADAKLTKRDLNKVILVGGPTRMPAVVKFIEEQTGLKPERGVDPMECVAMGAAIQGAILAGEITDLLLLDVTPLTLGIETLGGVMTPLIERNTTIPTRKSQIFSTASDFQTAVTIHVLQGERPMAADNISLGQFNLVGIPPAPRGVPQIEVEFDIDASGILNVSAKDRGTGKEQKMTISASTKLSDKEVEKMIQQAKEFEEEDRKRREEVETRNNADSMIYTAEKTLSELGDKIGAEQKDRLESAIKTAKSALEGKDMDRIRQETENLQKVLQDVGTVIYQEAARKYAEEAAEKKAAGESSGNAEGPSGSKDKEKVVDAEFKVEEE
- a CDS encoding nucleotide exchange factor GrpE, translating into MQNQSTERGNAKASQGAAEGDIDLQSALEEERKRYAELQDRYIRLAADFDNYRKKFDRERDAIVSLANQNLIAELLVIVDDFERALASIESEENREGLEMLQKNFLKILESHGLQAIECLGKKFDPNLHDVLAQEASECESGTVLEEYQKGYMLRSRVIRPSKVKIAEDSRDRKGEHHE
- the dnaJ gene encoding molecular chaperone DnaJ; protein product: MSDDYYDILGIPRNATDKEIKAAFRSLARKYHPDVCRERGAEEKFKKINEAYSVLSDPQKRARYDMGGKSAFEGASPFGGGFGGFHTDYYDFGDIFDAFFGGFGERSRQRQGPIPGADILIRLRISLEEAVFGVDKDVEVDHTEACPACDATGSVSKRLRPCPTCGGSGQVRHVHATVLGQFIRAAPCGACRGRGRVAETPCTQCRGTGHVQARKKVRVHVPAGIDTGMRLRVGGLGEAGEMGAPSGDLFIEVSVAPHRRFSRAGDHLETTIEITPAQAAIGSSATVETIDRKQVEVQIPEGTEQDAVLTVPGEGVRKKGRSGDLRVRVKIRTPRHLSAEERDLYQKLLQLEGKKKPKRKGLFGHLRG